A portion of the Pseudomonas synxantha BG33R genome contains these proteins:
- a CDS encoding succinate dehydrogenase iron-sulfur subunit codes for MLKVSVYRYNPDQDAAPFMQEFQVDTGGKDLMVLDVLALIKEQDEGFSYRRSCREGVCGSDGMNINGKNGLACITPLSAVVKGNKLIVRPLPGLPVIRDLVVDMSIFYKQYEKVKPFLQNDTPAPAIERLQSPEEREKLDGLYECILCACCSTSCPSFWWNPDKFLGPAALLQAYRFLADSRDTKTSERLASLDDPFSVFRCRGIMNCVNVCPKGLNPTKAIGHIRNMLLHSGV; via the coding sequence ATGTTGAAAGTCAGTGTTTATCGCTACAACCCTGATCAGGACGCTGCGCCGTTCATGCAGGAGTTCCAGGTCGATACCGGTGGTAAAGACCTGATGGTGCTGGATGTACTGGCACTGATCAAAGAGCAGGACGAAGGTTTCTCCTATCGTCGCTCTTGCCGTGAGGGTGTTTGCGGCTCCGACGGCATGAACATCAACGGCAAGAATGGCCTGGCGTGCATCACGCCGCTGTCTGCTGTTGTCAAAGGCAACAAGCTGATTGTTCGTCCTCTGCCAGGTTTGCCGGTTATCCGTGACCTGGTCGTCGATATGAGCATCTTCTACAAGCAATACGAGAAAGTTAAGCCGTTCTTGCAGAATGACACGCCGGCTCCGGCCATCGAGCGTCTGCAATCCCCGGAAGAGCGCGAGAAGCTCGACGGTCTGTACGAGTGCATCCTGTGTGCTTGCTGCTCGACGTCGTGCCCATCCTTCTGGTGGAACCCGGACAAATTCCTGGGTCCAGCTGCACTGCTGCAAGCGTACCGCTTCCTGGCAGACAGCCGTGACACCAAGACGTCCGAGCGTCTGGCTTCGCTGGATGACCCGTTCAGCGTATTCCGCTGCCGCGGGATCATGAACTGCGTCAACGTATGCCCCAAAGGCCTGAACCCGACTAAGGCCATTGGTCACATCCGTAACATGCTGCTGCACAGCGGCGTGTAA
- a CDS encoding 2-oxoglutarate dehydrogenase E1 component has product MQESVMQRMWNSGYLSGGNAAYVEELYELYLHDPNAVPEEWRTKFQTLSSDGNAATDVSHATIRDQFVLLAKNQRRAQPVSAGSVSSEHEKKQVEVLRLIQAYRMRGHQAAQLDPLGLWQRPAPADLSINHYGLTNADLDTTFRAGDLFIGKEEASLREIHEALQQTYCRTIGAEFTHITDSEQRQWFQHRLEGVRGRPVLSADVRSHLLERVTAAEGLEKYLGTKYPGTKRFGLEGGESLIPMLDELIQRSGSYGTKEIVIGMAHRGRLNVLVNTFGKNPRELFDEFEGKKKVELGSGDVKYHQGFSSNVMTTGGEVHLAMAFNPSHLEIVSPVVEGSVRARQDRRNDATGEKVLPISIHGDAAFAGQGVVLETFQMSQTRGFKTGGTVHIVINNQVGFTISNPLDARSTEYATDVAKMIQAPILHVNGDDPEAVLFVTQLAVDYRMQFKRDVVIDLVCYRRRGHNEADEPSGTQPLMYQQITKQRTTRELYAESLTKAGVVDDARVQAKVDEYRNALDNGLHVVKSLVKEPNKELFVDWRPYLGHTWTARHDTSFDLKTLQELSAKLLEIPEGFVVQRQVAKIYEDRQKMQAGGLPINWGYAETMAYATLAFEGHPIRMTGQDIGRGTFSHRHAVLHNQKDAGTYIPLQNLYEGQPRFDLYDSFLSEEAVLAFEYGYSTTTPNALVIWEAQFGDFANGAQVVIDQFITSGEHKWGRLCGLTMLLPHGYEGQGPEHSSARLERYLQLCAEHNIQVCVPTTPAQIYHLLRRQVIRPLRKPLVVLTPKSLLRHKLAVSTLEDLAQGSFQTVIPEIDTLDAAKVTRLILCSGKVYYDLLEKRRAEGREDIAIVRIEQLYPFPEDDLMEIIAPYTNLTNVVWCQEEPMNQGAWYSSQHHLRRSIGNHNKALVLEYAGRDASAAPACGYASMHAEQQEKLLQDAFTV; this is encoded by the coding sequence ATGCAAGAAAGCGTGATGCAGCGCATGTGGAACAGCGGCTATCTTTCAGGTGGTAACGCTGCCTATGTGGAAGAGCTTTATGAGCTCTACCTGCACGACCCTAACGCTGTGCCAGAAGAATGGCGCACCAAATTTCAGACGTTGTCTTCAGACGGCAACGCTGCCACCGATGTATCGCACGCAACAATTCGCGATCAGTTCGTGCTGCTGGCAAAGAACCAGCGCCGCGCCCAACCGGTTTCCGCCGGCAGCGTGAGCAGTGAGCACGAGAAGAAGCAAGTTGAAGTACTGCGACTGATCCAGGCCTACCGTATGCGTGGCCACCAGGCAGCCCAGCTTGACCCGCTGGGGCTGTGGCAGCGTCCTGCACCTGCAGACCTGTCGATCAATCATTACGGCTTGACCAATGCCGATCTTGATACGACCTTCCGTGCCGGCGACCTGTTCATCGGCAAAGAGGAAGCGAGCCTACGCGAAATTCACGAAGCGTTGCAGCAGACATATTGCCGCACCATCGGCGCTGAGTTCACGCACATCACCGATTCCGAGCAGCGCCAGTGGTTCCAGCACCGCCTGGAAGGCGTGCGTGGCCGTCCGGTCTTGTCCGCCGATGTCCGCAGCCACTTGCTGGAGCGCGTGACCGCGGCCGAGGGCCTCGAAAAATACCTGGGTACCAAATACCCGGGCACCAAGCGTTTCGGCCTGGAAGGCGGCGAAAGCCTGATTCCGATGCTCGACGAGCTGATCCAGCGTTCCGGTTCCTACGGCACCAAGGAAATCGTGATCGGCATGGCTCACCGTGGTCGCCTGAACGTGTTGGTCAACACCTTCGGCAAGAACCCGCGCGAGCTGTTCGACGAGTTCGAAGGCAAGAAGAAGGTCGAGCTGGGTTCCGGTGACGTTAAATACCACCAGGGCTTCTCGTCCAACGTGATGACCACCGGCGGTGAAGTTCACCTGGCCATGGCGTTCAACCCATCCCACCTGGAAATCGTTTCGCCAGTGGTCGAGGGTTCGGTACGTGCGCGCCAGGATCGTCGTAACGATGCCACCGGTGAGAAGGTTCTGCCGATTTCCATCCACGGTGACGCGGCATTCGCCGGTCAAGGCGTGGTCCTGGAAACGTTCCAGATGTCGCAGACTCGCGGCTTCAAGACCGGCGGTACCGTTCACATCGTCATCAACAACCAGGTCGGCTTCACCATCAGCAACCCGTTGGACGCGCGTTCCACCGAGTACGCCACCGATGTTGCCAAGATGATCCAGGCGCCGATCCTTCATGTGAATGGCGATGATCCGGAAGCCGTGCTGTTCGTGACCCAACTGGCAGTCGACTACCGCATGCAGTTCAAGCGTGACGTGGTGATCGACCTGGTTTGCTACCGCCGTCGCGGTCACAACGAAGCGGACGAGCCAAGCGGCACCCAGCCGTTGATGTACCAGCAGATCACCAAGCAGCGCACCACCCGTGAGCTGTACGCCGAAAGCCTGACCAAGGCCGGCGTGGTTGACGATGCGCGTGTTCAGGCGAAAGTCGATGAATACCGCAACGCGCTGGACAATGGCCTGCATGTAGTGAAAAGCCTGGTCAAGGAGCCGAACAAAGAGTTGTTCGTTGACTGGCGTCCGTACCTGGGCCACACCTGGACTGCACGTCACGATACATCCTTCGATTTGAAGACGTTGCAGGAACTGTCCGCCAAGCTGCTGGAAATTCCCGAAGGCTTCGTCGTACAGCGCCAGGTGGCGAAGATCTACGAAGATCGTCAGAAGATGCAAGCCGGCGGCCTGCCGATCAACTGGGGTTACGCCGAAACCATGGCGTACGCGACCCTGGCGTTCGAAGGTCACCCGATCCGCATGACCGGCCAGGACATCGGCCGCGGTACGTTCTCGCACCGTCATGCTGTATTGCACAACCAGAAAGACGCGGGCACCTACATCCCGTTGCAGAACCTGTACGAAGGCCAGCCACGTTTCGACCTGTACGATTCGTTCCTGTCCGAAGAAGCCGTACTGGCGTTCGAATACGGCTACTCCACCACCACGCCTAATGCGCTGGTGATCTGGGAAGCCCAGTTCGGCGACTTCGCCAACGGTGCCCAGGTGGTTATCGACCAGTTCATCACCAGCGGCGAGCACAAGTGGGGCCGCCTGTGCGGTCTGACCATGCTGCTGCCACACGGTTATGAAGGCCAGGGTCCGGAGCACTCTTCGGCCCGTCTGGAGCGTTACCTGCAATTGTGCGCCGAGCACAACATCCAGGTGTGCGTGCCGACCACCCCGGCGCAGATCTACCACTTGCTGCGTCGCCAGGTGATCCGCCCGCTGCGCAAGCCGCTGGTCGTGCTGACCCCGAAATCGCTGTTGCGTCACAAACTGGCCGTTTCGACCCTGGAAGATCTGGCCCAAGGTTCGTTCCAGACCGTGATTCCAGAGATCGATACACTGGACGCCGCCAAGGTCACTCGCCTGATCCTGTGCAGCGGCAAGGTCTATTACGATCTGTTGGAAAAACGCCGTGCCGAAGGCCGCGAAGACATCGCCATCGTGCGTATCGAGCAGCTTTACCCGTTCCCGGAAGATGACCTCATGGAGATCATCGCGCCTTACACCAACCTCACGAACGTGGTGTGGTGTCAGGAAGAACCGATGAACCAGGGCGCCTGGTACAGCAGCCAGCATCATCTGCGTCGCAGCATCGGCAACCACAACAAGGCCTTGGTCCTTGAGTACGCCGGTCGTGATGCTTCTGCTGCACCTGCGTGTGGCTATGCGTCGATGCACGCCGAGCAGCAGGAAAAACTGCTGCAAGATGCTTTCACTGTTTAA